The nucleotide sequence gtgagaagagaaagaaatcttgACTAAAAAAAGAAGTCTCcaaatttaatggaaaaaaaaattcaatctacGGATTCAAGAAGCTCGGTAAACCCCAAAAGCGGCCAAAGGTAACACACACTGTGTGATTCCTttcaaataaagttaaaaaatagggaaaattaACCTATGGTGCAGAAACGAGAGAAGATGTCATCTATTTGTTGGGAAGGTTTATTCAAGtgtatacatttgttaaaactcactgaattgtacatttctGGTCCATGCATTTCACTGTATGTAGAttttacatcaagttaaaaaactaCCTTTAGCAGAATGTCTTAAAAGGGTACTCATTAGTTTAAGGACATTATCTAACATATTGATATtaatagactttttttctttttcttttttttgaagcagtcttgctctgtcgcccaggctggagtgcagtgatgggatctcggctcactgcaacctccgcctcccaggttccagcaattctcctgtctcagcctcctaagtagcaattacttttgcaccagcctactACTTGGGTCAAAAGCACTctaattggctgggcacggtggctcacacttgtaatctcagcactttgggaggccgaggcaggtgatcactcgaggtcaggagttcgagaccagcctggccaacgtggggaacccctgtctctaataaaaatacaaaaattagctgggagtggtggcacatgcctgagacacaagaatcgcttgtacccgggaggcggaggttgcagtgggccgagatggtgccactgcactccagcctgggtaacaaagcgagactgtctcaaacaaacaaacaaacaaaaacactctaATTAATCCAGGGTACAAACAATTTACTATTCAATGTAAAGATGAGGTAAAGAAAATTCATGGCATGGATCATTCCAAGATCCTAACAACACTCACCTTGTTTGTTCAATTTTGTCCCAACTTCAGGTAGACTACAGTAAACGACATCTCCCAATGCTTCctaaataaaacaagacaaaaccaaaaatctctaagaaattaaaactaaaccCTCCAGTAAACAGAACAAGCAAAACACTGAATCCCCTATAATTAAGATTTAGTACATATTTTATACTTGAGGGGCTACATTCTTGGGTTTTCCTTAAAATCctttaaacatgtaaaaactacttggtcaggcatggtagttcatgcctgtaatcccagtactttgagaggcccaaggtgggcatatcacttgaggtcagaagtatgagaccagcccggttaacatggtgaaacccagtctctaataaaactacaaaaattagccgggcgtggtggtgggcacatgtaatcccagctactcaggaggctgaggtaggagaatcacttaaacctgggagacagaggttgcagtgagttgagattgcgcctctgtactccagccttggcgacagaacaagactccatgtcaagaataaaaataaatggctgggtgcggtggctcgtgcctgtaatcccagctctcagggaggcaaaggtgggaggatagcttgagcccaggagttcgagacctgcctgggcaatatagcaagactgttctccaaaaataagtaaaataaaatgattttaaaaactattctcaACTCAGGAGCTGCAAGAGACCAGCCACCAGCCTGATTTGGCTCACAGGCTTTAGCAACATGACAAAAGCCACATGCTCCAGACAACACTGCtagctctttgttttgtttggttttgagacagagtttctctctttttgcccaggctggagtgcagtggcctgatctcagctcactgcaacctctatctcccaggttcaagtgattctcctgcctcagtctcccaagtagctgggattacaggtgccccccaccatgcccaactaattttttaaaattttttgctagagacgcagtttcaccatgttggccaggcaggtcttgaacttctgactcagatgatccacttgcctcggccttccaaatgctaggattacaggtgtgagccactgcacccggcaaacACTACTAGCTCTTCTGAGCATGAACATATTTGGTGTTCTTCCACCTCTGCAGTTTTATGTACACCATTGCCCCCGATGCACTTGCTGAAATCCTGCTCACTGATTCTACAAATCACAGTCCTCACGTCTTGTACTCCCTGAAGTCCTTGACTCCAGAAAGAAGCGGTCTCTCCATCAGGTAGGTGAATTACAAGCCCACCGTTCCGATGTCACCATGTAATGTGTGCGAGTCATTCCCGTGGAGGTAGGTAAATTACAAGCCCACCGTTCCGATGTCATCATGTAATGTGTGCGAGTCATTCCCGTGGAGGTAGGTAAATTACAAGCCCACCGTTCCGATGTCACCATGTAATGTGCGCGAGTCATTCCCGTGGAGGTAGGTAAATTACAAGCCCACCGTTCCGATGTCATCATGTAATGTGTGCGAGTCATTCCCGTGGAGGTAGGTAAATTACAAGCCCCCCGCTCCGATGCCATTGTGTAATGTGTGCGAGTCATTCCCGTGGAGGTAGGTAAATTACAAGCCCACCGCTCCGACGCCATCATGTAATGTGTGCGAGTCATTCCCGTGGAGGTAGGTGAATTACAAGCCCCCCGCTCCGATGCCATCATGTAATGTGTGCGAGTCATTCCCGTGGAGGTAGGTAAATTACAAGCCCACCGTTCCAATGTCATCATGTAATGTGTGCGAGTCATTCCCGTGGAGGTAGGTAAATTACAAGCCCACCGTTCCGATGTCACCATGTAATGTGTGCGAGTCATTCCCGTGGAGGTAATGCCCCTCACAAATACACTCTAGGAGGTAAGGACGACATCTTACACAACAGCTCAAAAAATACCCAATACGGAGCCTCACAGTAGGTATACAGAGATGCCAAGGAAGATAGAATCGTCAGTGATTCTCAACACAGAAGAATCTTACATGTCTGAGGAATTTTGTACAGTCACATGCCGCCTAATGGCgttttggtcaacaacagaccacataCACGACAGTGGTCCCATGAAATTATAATATAGTTAGTATcacttatccaaaatgcttgggaccagaagtgttttggatttcagattttggaatccTTGCATTATACTTAACAGATGAGCACTCCTCATCCAAGATTCTGGattccaaaatgctccaatgagcattttctttgagagtcatgttggtgctcaaaaagtttcagatttggccgggcgcggtggctcaagcctgtaatcccagcactttgggaggccgaggcgggcggatcacaaggtcaggagatcgagaccacagtgaaaccccgtctctactaaaaatacaaaaaattagccgggcgcggtggcgggcgcctgtagtcccagctactcaggaggctgaggcaggagaatggcgtgaacccaggaggcggagcttgcagtgagccaagatcgcgccactgcactccagcctgggcaacagcgtgagactccgtctcaaaaaaaaaaaaaagtttcagatttttggattatttCAGGGATTaaagatgctcaacctgtaccatatttttactgcatcttttctatgttttgatAGACAATTGTGTTACGATTGACTACAGTATTCAGTAcggtaacatgctatacaggtttgtagcccaggagcaaagGCTGTACCATACAGCCAAGGTGTGtaataggctgtaccatctaggtgtGTGTAAGGGCACCCAGGAGGCTCACAAGGACGAAATCCCCTAGgaggcatttctcagaacacagctccatcattaagtgacacatgactatatTCCCATCAGTTAACATCCCCCTTCCCCGCCTCACCCAATACATACATCCAGTTGAAAATCACTGACCACGCTAGTATTTGgcttctcattttctcttaaaCATTATCGCCATATGGAATTGAGGGGAATTTACAGAGAAAAGATGGGCTAAATAAAAGCCTTCCCTTTGTGTAATCTGTGCCTattgaggttttctttcttcccatcccGCTGGTCATGTGTGTATCACTGGACCCACAAAATGCTGGTAACAccctgctcttctttttcttctttccttaaatgcccagtacaaaacacacacatttccttCTTGAATAAGATGTTTCCTACTTTTAGTGTTAAGCTTGCAACATCTCTTAAAATACCACATAATGCCCTAACTACGTTTTACTTAATTCAACTctggttggttttcttttttttctttttttttttttttttttttttctgagatggagtctcactctgtcacccgggctagagtgcagtagtgtgatctcggcacactgcaacttctgcctcccaggttcaagtgattctcctgtctcagcctcctgagtggctgggattacaggtgtgcaccaccaggaccagctaatttttgtaatttgcaGTGACATGACCATGgttcaatgcagcctcaacctcctgggctccagcaatcctcttgccttagcctcctgagtagctgggaccacaggcatgagccaccatgccaggctaatttttttttaacttttggtagagatggggtcttactatgttgactaggctggtcttgtactcctggcctcaagcaatcctcctgcctaagcctcccaaagtgttaggattacaggcctgagccatctcACGCGGCCTAAACACTTTTTTAAACACAGAGATAAAGCAAATTATGCAAGAGCATACTGTcacaaatatttcaatataatcCAATACCTGTGCAAAATTGCTGATTCCCACTGTTCCAATACCATTTTCTGTTGTTATCCATTCATGTTTCTCTGTGAATTTACGCACTAAAACAGAAGACCAATATTTCAGAAAACCAGCAGCATTACTTCTTAAGAAGCACTTTTCATTATCATTCCTTTCAAAAGACTTTCCCAGAATTTGTGTCTGACCTGTTGACACTACCTTTAAATAGTACATGGCCCCGGAAAGAACGAAGATCGTGTATAGATCTGACGCATTGAAACAGCAGTACCATTTAAGCAAAGATGGCTTGATCTGAACGCCGTGTGCATCTTTTGGAGACTGGATTATTTGCTTTAACATTACTTAGCctaaatcacaaaagaaaattttggagCATATTTCAAATGTATACTTAACTATTACTGGTctgtctttcagaaaaaaaaaaaaattctgtccctCTGAAGACAGATTTGGGGTGATGAGGTTTAGGGAGACAGCATAAAGATGGCTCATATAAGAATCTATTTAACcgaagaaataataacaataataaggtGCCTCTTTAGGCAGAGTTGACCTAAGAGGCCTTCACTGCAGCTTGggttataaagtaaaattttataggAATGAAACTGACCTCCTGAAACAACTATAATATGACTAAGTTCTTAAAATTCTACTTTAATCAAATTCAAGCCTGACCTTGAAGACAGTACTACCATCacttaaagaagaaaactaacaTCAGAACTCAACAGTCTCCTCAGAGCTAAGCCATGAGTTGGTGGAAAGTGAAGCTCTGCTCATCATTCACTGGACAGGTTCAGCCCTTCACTTACTGAGCACTTCTCTAAAGATATGGTCAAACGATTCAGGGAATCCTGAAAGAAAGGCCgcccaggccgggcgtggtggctcacacctgtaatcccagcactttgggaggctgaggcaggcaaatcacaaggtcagcagttcgagaccagcctggccaacatggtgaaaccccgtctctactaaaaatacaaaaaaattagctgggtgtggtggtgggcacctgtaatcccagctactgaggcagactgagtagctgtaatcccagcacttgggagactgaggcaggagaatcgcttgaacctgggaggcggaggttgcagtgagccaagattgcgccactgcactccaccccgggtgacagtgcgagactccgtctcaaaataaaatttaaaaaaaaaaaaaaaaaaaagaaaggctgccTAATGTTCAAGAGATGTAAAAAGAGTTATTTAGGATATAAAGTTCAAAGTACTTGCCTTagaggatattttttaaaaagcatatgctatattaaatatatttcatattctgACACCAAGTATTTTTCCAAAAACAACGTGACATAAGTTCATAGGAAAATGGTTAACtcaaatactgttttaaaaaggCCTCACTGGCTCATTTTACCCCTTACCCAAAAGATAGTTGTACTCAAAACAGCATTCAGTTGCTTTGGTTACAGCTTTGATATGCAGCACAACATAAGTAGagtgtataattattatttttattttttatttttgtagagatggggggtggTCTATGTTGTCCAGACCGGTCTCAAATACTGGGCtgagtaatcctcccacctcaacctctcaaagtgtgtgagccaccgtacctggccaagtATGTAATTTAATATTGCTTTCTTTCCCCCCTAATTATGAAACTTTATTTAAAGTTCATACCCTTCAGTGGAAGAAGTCAAAAAAGGTGTCACTAAGAAATTTACTTTGTTTCATTCCACTTCAAAGAACTGAATGTTTCAGGTCAATCTGATGTTCAGGTAAGAAAGTTTAAGACGTGTACACTGTGTTCTGACTGAAAGACTCTCCCTACCACCTTTACTAACTACTTCAGGTCTAGATTTGGAAGCCCGTTCCTGCCCAAAGGCTTGTCTAACCAAGCCTGGGTTCCTGGGCCAGTCAGCATGCTCTCACGGTACCTTACACCACTATTCCCCACCACACTCACAGTGCTGAACATGCTAGAGAGTTCATCTGTCAGTCTCCCCAGGCAGTAGACTGTGTACCGAGCAAGAAACAGCAGGGTTTatcctattttcatttgttttcccaATTCTAAATACAGTGCTTGCCACATAGCAAGCACTCCAAAGCTGAGggaatgaaataatttgttttccctTAAATTATCATgttgcaggccaggcacagtgactcatgcgtgtaatcccagcactttgggaggccgaggcgggcagatcacctgaggtcgggagtttgagcccagcctggccagcatgatgaaaccctatctctactaaaaaaatacaaaaattagccagctgtggtggcacatgcctgtaatcccagctacttgggaggctgaggcacgagaattgcttgaacccaggaggcagaggttgcagccaagatcacgccactgcactccagcctgagcaacagagcaagactcggtctcaaaaaaaaaaaaaaaaaatcgctgggcatggtggctcacgcctgtaatgccaacactttgggagaaaaataatttttttccccttaaattaTCATGTtgcaggtcaggcacagtggctcatgcctgtaatcccagcactttgggaggccgaggcgggcagatcacctgaggtcaggagttcgagaccagcctggccagcatggtgaaaccacgtctctactaaaaatacaaaaatcagctgggtgtagtggttcatgcctataatcccagctacttgggaggctgaggcaggagaatcacttgaacctgggaggcggaggttgcagtgagctgagattgcaccactgcactccagcccggacgatgagcaaaactttgtctcaaaaaaaaaaaaaaaaaaaaatcatgctgcagaataaaatgatcttttaaagtttattaagaGGATTCTGAGCAAAATAGATGGTATACAGTTGTCTATAACACTTAATTCTCTCTGTTACAAGTCTAGAACTCGCCAGTTATATGCCAATTATGAGCAGTCTGAAGCTAATACACCTTTTCAAAGTAAGTGCCAGACCACTATAAATATTACCTGAGACTACCATCTTTGACCTTGCCATCTTGCCCACCTGTGAAGATAATTTTAGGATTAAGGCTGCTGTGACACTCATTTTAGCAACCGAGCAACCCCAAGTTTAGAGGGAGACAGCAACATTACTAAGCTCAATACCCCTcagtcctggccaggcgcagtggctctcgcctgtaattccagcactttgggaggccgaggcgggcagatcacctgagatcaggtgttcaagagcaacctggccaacatggtgaaaccccgtttctactaaaaatacaaaaattggccaagtatggtggcgggcacctgtaatcccagctactcgggaggctgaggcaggagaatcacttgaacctgggaggcagaagttgcagtgattCAAAGTCCTAAGTCTTTATTTTAATAAGCATGCTGTTTAGGCTAAAGATAATGATTAGTACAATTCTCCTTTAACCCTTGGCCCGACAGAAAGAAGTGGATAGATTAGGTaaataattactttctttttttgagacagagtctcactctgtcgcccaggctggagtgcagtggcgcgatctcggctcactgcaacctccgcctcccgggttcaagtgattcggcctcaagtagctgggattacaagcacatgccaccacgcccggctaattttttgtatttttagtagagatggggtttcaccctgttagccaggatggtctcgatctcctgacctcgtgatccgcccgccgcggtctcccaaagtgctgggattacaggcgtgaggcatcgcgcccggcctggtgctttaattttaataagcGCTTCTGCTTTAATTTTACTTCGGAGTTCTCAGTAACGGTCCATTTAGTAAACTAAAGGCCTCCCCATTTGGGGTCTCAACGATGCACGCAGATGGGAGATAAACTAAGGCCACTGAGACGCTTAAGCGACACGTGCCTGGCTTCTGCAGCAAGCGGCCGACCTGCCCGCGGGACCGGCCGGGCCACCCCAGCTTCGGCGTCCCGCAGGCCTCCCCTCCCGGGGGCAGGCAACCCCTAGGGCAAAGGCTGCTCGCGGGACCTCCCGCTACTTAAGAGGGAGAAGCGGCCGCAGAGCCGGGGATCCCAACAGAAGAAAAGGGCAGGGTCCATTCTCGCTCCGCACCGGTGGCTCAGGAGCGGGGCCCAGGCGTCCTCCGAGTCCAGCTGGGCCCGGGACAAGCAGCCCAGGCGGGGAGGGAGCAGCCGCCCACTTGTCCGCCGCGCTTACCCGAGAGCAGAGCGGGTCGCGTGCGCAGTGTCCGGACGGCGCCCGCCCCCAACTGCCAGGGCCTCAGCGGGCAGGGCGCGGCGGGTGACCGGACCGCGCGCAGGGTGCAGAGCAGGTCCCGCACGCTCCGCACCACTCGCAGCGCCATGTTCGCAGGGACGGGGGTCGCAGCGCTACGCCTCGGCCACCCGCGCCGGgaggcggggcggggaggggcagTTCGCAGCCGGAGCAAGCCGGCTGGACAGAGGCGCGGAGGCGGTGCCGTGGGGGCGGGACAGAGCCTGATTGGGCAGAGCGCGGAGGGCGGAGACTCCTAGGCGAGGGGGCGAGGCAAAGTCTGATTGGCCAGCACGCGGAGGCCGGAGACTCCAGGGCCTGGCGCGACCTCGGATACGGCGACGCGCAAGAGGGGCGTAAGAGGGGCGTGGATATGGGGGAATAACCTGAGGCCCGGAAGAGGCAGCACTGAGGGGCGGGGACTAGCGCGGCGGGCCCGGGTATGATTGGGCTCCCCggaggagggggcggggcctAGCCCCAGGCGTGGTTTCCTTTCCACATGTGGATCTGTTTCACTGTCTCAggcataattttgcaaaggtagtTTCACCACCACACGAAGGAATTCAAGAACAAGTCGGAAAATCgtgaaagtacagagatttaCTGGAAAGTACACACTCAAGAACGGGCGGACTCAAGAGAGGGCCACACAACGGGGCTTGG is from Macaca fascicularis isolate 582-1 chromosome 20, T2T-MFA8v1.1 and encodes:
- the GCSH gene encoding glycine cleavage system H protein, mitochondrial isoform X2; translation: MALRVVRSVRDLLCTLRAVRSPAAPCPLRPWQLGAGAVRTLRTRPALLSVRKFTEKHEWITTENGIGTVGISNFAQEALGDVVYCSLPEVGTKLNKQDEFGALESVKAASELYSPLSGEVTEINEALAENPGLVNKSCYEDGWLIKMTLSNPSELDELMSEEAYEKYIKSIEE